A genomic stretch from Pochonia chlamydosporia 170 chromosome 4, whole genome shotgun sequence includes:
- a CDS encoding IBR domain-containing protein (similar to Coccidioides immitis RS XP_001247965.1) gives MDSDEEYMSGLSTDAEDMQEYSGDEMSAGEDLDFEDDFDEPDPDFGLSTKDIGKTKQPAHVVSFKVHQPSDIQHQQDDMINEVNMILDMRKEDAAIMLRHFRWNKERLLEDYMDRPEKVLEAAGLSSNTSALPKLEAVPGFVCDICCEDEDGLQTFAMKCGHRYCVDCYRHYLTQKVKGEGEAARIQCPADGCGRILDSRSLDLLVTSDLTGRYHELLNRTYVEDKDMFKWCPAPDCPNVIECGIKKKDLDKIVPSVECICGYRFCFGCPNADHQPAPCALVKKWLKKCADDSETANWISANTKECPKCSSTIEKNGGCNHMTCRKCKYEFCWMCMGLWSEHGTSWYNCNRYEEKSGSEARDAQAKSRTSLERYLHYYNRYANHEQSARLDKDIAQKTEKKMIQLQTTSGMSWIEVQYLNSASQALQTCRQTLKWTYAFAFYLARNNLTEIFEDNQKDLEMAVENLSEMFEKPINELSDPKLKVDIMDKTSYCNKRRVILLEDTAENLANAKWTFNSDIISNSAAPPRR, from the exons ATGGATTCCGACGAAGAGTACATGTCAGGCTTGTCTACTGACGCCGAGGACATGCAAGAATACAGCGGCGATGAGATGTCTGCCGGTGAAG ATTTAGACTTCGAAGACGATTTCGATGAGCCCGATCCAGATTTTGGCCTATCGACCAAGGACATCGGCAAGACCAAGCAGCCTGCTCATGTCGTCTCGTTCAAAGTCCACCAGCCCTCCGacattcaacaccaacaagatgACATGATCAACGAAGTGAATATGATTCTGGACATGCGCAAGGAAGACGCGGCTATTATGCTGCGCCACTTTCGATGGAATAAAGAACGTTTACTCGAAGATTACATGGACCGCCCCGAAAAGGTTCTAGAAGCTGCCGGCTTAAGTAGCAATACTTCTGCCTTACCAAAGCTAGAGGCAGTCCCTGGATTTGTGTGTGACATTTGctgtgaggatgaagacggcCTGCAAACCTTTGCTATGAAGTGTGGTCATCGGTACTGTGTGGACTGTTATCGACACTATTTGACCCAGAAGGTCAAAGGGGAGGGCGAGGCTGCTAGAATCCAGTGCCCTGCCGATGGATGCGGCCGCATTCTCGACTCCCGATCTCTGGACTTGCTTGTCACGTCCGACCTAACCGGCCGATACCACGAGCTACTGAACCGGACCTACGTCGAGGACAAGGATATGTTCAAATGGTGTCCGGCTCCCGATTGCCCGAATGTCATTGAGTgtggcatcaagaagaaagacTTGGATAAGATTGTCCCGTCTGTGGAGTGTATTTGCGGCTACAGAttctgctttggctgccCAAATGCTGATCACCAGCCTGCACCTTGCGCTCTGGTGAAGAAGTGGCTCAAAAAGTGTGCCGACGACTCGGAAACTGCCAACTGGATTTCAGCAAACACTAAGGAGTGTCCCAAGTGCAGTTCGACTATTGAGAAGAATGGTGGATGTAATCATATGACTTGTAGGAAATGCAAGTATGAATTTTGTTGGATGTGTATGGGTCTGTGGTCGGAACATGGCACCAGCTGGTACAATTGCAACAGGTATGAAGAAAAGAGCGGCTCTGAGGCTCGAGATGCGCAAGCGAAGTCTCGCACATCATTGGAGCGGTACTTGCATTATTACAACCGCTATGCCAACCACGAACAGTCTGCCAGATTGGACAAGGACATCGCCCAGAAGaccgagaagaagatgatcCAGCTGCAAACGACGTCTGGCATGTCGTGGATCGAGGTCCAGTACCTCAATTCTGCCTCACAGGCTCTGCAAACCTGCCGACAGACGCTTAAGTGGACTTATGCGTTTGCCTTCTACCTTGCGAGAAACAACCTGACGGAAATTTTTGAGGACAATCAAAaggatttggaaatggcagtgGAGAATTTATCTGAGATGTTTGAGAAGCCAATTAATGAATTGTCTGATCCAAAGCTCAAAGTTGATATCATGGACAAAACATCATACTGCAACAAGCGGCGCGTTATTCTACTCGAAGACACTGCTGAGAATCTGGCAAATG CAAAATGGACCTTCAACTCAGACATTATCAGTAACTCTGCCGCACCTCCTCGCCGCTAG
- a CDS encoding EXO1 protein (similar to Sordaria macrospora k-hell XP_003344770.1), which yields MGVSGLLPLLKSIQRPTELKKCSGDILAVDAYVNAAMHRVRMLKHFGVTPYMVFDGDYLPSKAATEDSRNKKREEKKKLANELIKAGKSSQAAQEFQKCIDVTPEMASTLIQRLKQMGIPYVVAPYEADAQLVYLERQGLVNGILSDDSDLLVFGAKRLLTKLDQYGNCIEINRRDFGACREVSLTGLSDADFRRMAIMSGCDYLKGLPGVGLKTAYRMLRKSKTPERAVRMLQFEGKQVSENYLTQLYQAELTFLHQWVFCPEKKELVHLTPLDGTRTAEEMPFIGAHVEPELAQAIAKGDVNPITKAPIVIVTTPSKRRHSQTTTQTHPRPKPITSYFKGHSRVPMGEMDPNCFSVDPQRVAQITEGGLVPRVFPLPRPYVDNQNEATRSATSPARRTSSAPTRTSPRLQRRRTEPISNMLARVASSPASTTSRAGNSAALPLTTPKSETQIRPSKKARLCDDLDDVDGSPKKSKFFPLPKARRSPARAKSDAYLFSDDSIEETLRDLPDFEGWKPSNKREKSIVIFNDDSQISRQSDSQASLEDSQNISQGTDLTVPSQAQDNAEDPVAAMMPPPKTIKQKTQPLTTPSRPNLSRFSYASGSSATPASSMSYQSSVFSMASTPSTAPSTAASRLTPLQRLGACATNPMASPKPTKPRANNRAKDNIKDLPVNPSFVPLPKVDVTEVEALNRPCGSEDQIIPDSDGENEDEIELPPRKLNLSRFAFS from the coding sequence ATGTGAACGCGGCCATGCACCGTGTCCGGATGCTTAAGCATTTTGGAGTGACACCCTACATGGTGTTTGATGGTGACTATCTTCCTAGCAAAGCTGCCACCGAAGATTCACGCAACAAAAAGCgggaagaaaagaagaagctcgcAAACGAACTCATCAAAGCTGGTAAAAGTTCACAGGCTGCCCAAGAGTTTCAAAAATGCATAGACGTCACTCCGGAGATGGCATCAACTCTCATTCAGCGGCTGAAACAAATGGGTATCCCTTACGTAGTCGCCCCCTACGAGGCAGACGCGCAGCTCGTATATCTGGAACGGCAAGGCCTGGTGAACGGTATTCTCTCTGACGACTCAGATTTGCTTGTGTTTGGTGCGAAACGCCTCTTGACAAAGCTGGATCAATATGGCAACTGCATTGAGATCAACCGCCGGGATTTCGGTGCCTGTCGTGAGGTGTCACTCACTGGTTTGTCTGATGCCGACTTCAGACGAATGGCCATCATGAGTGGTTGTGACTATCTCAAGGGCCTGCCAGGCGTTGGCCTGAAAACCGCCTACCGTATGCTGCGAAAgtcaaaaacaccagaaAGAGCTGTGCGGATGTTGCAATTCGAAGGCAAGCAAGTCTCTGAGAACTACTTGACCCAACTTTACCAAGCCGAGTTAACCTTCCTGCATCAATGGGTGTTCTGCCctgagaagaaggaattGGTTCATCTTACACCACTAGATGGTACTCGAACCGCCGAGGAAATGCCCTTTATTGGTGCCCATGTGGAACCAGAACTCGCGCaggccattgccaaaggTGATGTCAACCCTATCACCAAGGCACCCATCGTCATCGTGACCACGCCTTCTAAGAGGAGACATTCTCAAACGACAACTCAAACACACCCCCGGCCGAAGCCAATCACGTCTTATTTCAAAGGACATAGTCGTGTGCCCATGGGAGAAATGGATCCCAACTGCTTCTCTGTCGACCCTCAACGAGTTGCGCAAATTACCGAAGGAGGGTTGGTCCCACGGGTATTTCCCTTACCACGCCCATATGTCGATAACCAAAACGAGGCAACTAGATCCgccacatcaccagcaagGAGAACGAGCTCGGCTCCAACTCGGACTTCTCCTCGACTCCAACGACGACGAACAGAGCCCATTTCGAATATGCTTGCTCGGGTCGCAAGTAGCCCTGCGTCCACAACGTCAAGGGCTGGTAATTCTGCTGCTCTCCCGTTGACCACACCAAAATCAGAGACGCAGATTAGACCATCCAAGAAGGCGCGCTTGTGTGATGAcctggatgatgttgacggGTCACCGAAGAAAAGCAAATTCTTTCCTCTTCCAAAAGCCAGGAGGAGtccagccagagccaagagCGATGCATATTTATTTTCAGATGACTCCATAGAGGAGACGCTGCGCGACTTGCCTGACTTTGAAGGATGGAAACCTTCCAACAAGCGCGAAAAGTCAATTGTCATCTTTAATGATGATTCCCAGATCTCCCGTCAAAGCGACAGTCAAGCCTCGCTGGAAGACAGCCAAAACATCAGCCAGGGAACTGACCTCACAGTTCCGTCTCAAGCACAGGACAACGCGGAAGATCCTGTCgctgccatgatgcctcCACCCAAGACTATCAAGCAAAAGACGCAGCCGCTTACAACTCCGTCCCGGCCGAACCTCAGCCGTTTCTCGTATGCATCCGGCTCGTCAGCTACACCtgcatcatccatgtcatACCAATCATCAGTCTTCAGCATGGCGTCTACCCCTTCTACCGCTCCATCAACTGCCGCATCTCGGCTGACGCCGCTGCAAAGACTCGGTGCCTGCGCCACCAATCCAATGGCATCCCCTAAGCCTACGAAACCAAGGGCCAATAACAGGGCAAAGGACAACATCAAGGATTTACCTGTTAATCCATCATTTGTTCCTCTGCCCAAGGTCGACGTCACGGAAGTTGAGGCTTTGAACAGACCCTGTGGAAGTGAAGATCAAATCATCCCCGATAGCGACGGggagaatgaagatgaaatTGAGCTGCCCCCGAGAAAGTTGAATTTGTCTCGTTTTGCATTCTCCTGA